A window of Corallococcus macrosporus DSM 14697 contains these coding sequences:
- a CDS encoding phosphatidylglycerol lysyltransferase domain-containing protein has product MEGRLQEQAPADPAPRAQVLELLRRYGWNATSFQVLQPGFRYWFDPAGDACVAYVDTGGAWVAAGAPIAAPERLAQVTEGFRVAARAVGRRVCFFATEPRFLERVPMPSLSIGEQPVWDPVRWSDVVRSSRSLREQLRRARARGVTVREVPGSELGDPRHPTRRAVELLKARWLASRRMAPMGFLVQLRPHAFASERHAFVAEVDGAVVGFLSVSPVYAREGWFLQDLLRDPEAPNGTAESLVDAAMRAAASSGRRYVTLGLAPLAGPVRPWLRLARACGRPLFDFEGLRTFKAKFRPDAWVPIHLSHPSPRGGLAAVYDALRAFAQGSLLRFGVATLLRRPRLLVHTLAVLLVPWTALLALPSTARWFPSVQVQWAWVLFDVGLTVGLFSLVRRWRDSLATVLGGLTAADACLTFVQAVTYNVPLASSTLDWAIIAVAVLAPATASALLFVSRDLRLPGR; this is encoded by the coding sequence GTGGAAGGACGTCTTCAAGAGCAGGCCCCGGCGGACCCGGCGCCGCGCGCGCAGGTGCTGGAGCTGCTGCGCCGGTATGGCTGGAATGCCACCTCGTTCCAGGTGCTTCAGCCCGGTTTTCGCTACTGGTTCGACCCGGCGGGCGACGCGTGCGTGGCCTACGTGGACACGGGCGGCGCGTGGGTGGCGGCCGGGGCGCCCATCGCCGCGCCGGAGCGCCTGGCGCAGGTGACGGAGGGCTTCCGCGTGGCCGCGAGGGCCGTGGGCCGGCGCGTGTGCTTCTTCGCCACCGAGCCGCGCTTCCTGGAGCGCGTGCCCATGCCGTCGCTGTCCATCGGCGAGCAGCCTGTCTGGGACCCGGTCCGCTGGAGTGACGTCGTGCGAAGCAGCCGCAGCCTGCGCGAACAGCTCCGCCGCGCCCGGGCGCGGGGCGTGACGGTGCGCGAGGTGCCCGGCTCGGAGCTGGGGGACCCGCGCCACCCCACGCGGCGGGCGGTGGAGCTGCTGAAGGCGCGCTGGCTGGCGTCCCGCCGCATGGCGCCCATGGGCTTCCTGGTCCAGCTCCGCCCCCACGCCTTCGCGAGCGAGCGGCACGCCTTCGTCGCGGAGGTGGACGGCGCGGTGGTGGGCTTCCTGTCGGTGTCCCCCGTGTACGCGCGCGAGGGCTGGTTCCTCCAGGACCTGCTGAGGGACCCGGAGGCGCCCAACGGCACCGCGGAGTCGCTGGTGGACGCGGCCATGCGCGCGGCGGCCAGCTCCGGGCGCCGCTACGTGACGTTGGGCCTGGCGCCGCTGGCGGGGCCGGTGCGGCCCTGGCTGCGGCTGGCGCGCGCGTGCGGCCGGCCGCTCTTCGACTTCGAGGGCCTGCGCACCTTCAAGGCGAAGTTCCGCCCCGACGCCTGGGTGCCCATCCACCTGTCCCACCCCTCGCCCCGCGGCGGGCTGGCGGCGGTGTACGACGCCCTGCGGGCCTTCGCGCAAGGCAGCCTGCTGCGCTTCGGCGTCGCCACGCTGCTGCGGCGTCCCCGCCTGCTGGTGCATACGCTCGCCGTGCTGCTCGTCCCGTGGACCGCGCTGCTGGCGCTGCCGTCCACGGCGCGCTGGTTCCCGTCCGTCCAGGTGCAGTGGGCGTGGGTGCTGTTCGACGTGGGCCTGACGGTGGGCCTCTTCTCGCTGGTGCGCCGCTGGCGGGACTCGCTGGCCACGGTGCTGGGCGGCCTGACGGCGGCGGACGCGTGTCTGACGTTCGTCCAGGCCGTCACCTACAACGTACCGCTCGCCAGCAGCACGCTGGACTGGGCCATCATCGCGGTGGCCGTGCTCGCGCCGGCGACCGCGTCCGCGCTGCTCTTCGTCTCCCGGGACCTGCGCCTGCCCGGACGCTAG
- a CDS encoding cytochrome-c peroxidase encodes MRPPCGVALSLAVLLFAQAGQAQPAERRAVSLPDDLPPGVSQVLWKLSVPADLAPTPERVLLGEKLFNDQRLSVDNTVSCSTCHDARFGFTDAKPVSEGVKGQKVTRNSPTLLNALFNASQFWDGRASTLEDQAKLPILNPREMGMPDEAAVVAKVKAIPEYVRDFQNVFGREVNFDDLAAAIAAFERTLYSGDAKFDRFITGDSRAFTAAERRGWALFNGKARCNTCHAGNVVSPLFSDQKFHNIGIAAHKQDFVKLAREALKVVRTGDAQQIDELALETRFSELGRFLVTKQENDVGAFKTPTLRNIAITGPYMHDGTLTTLWDVMDHYNKGGVPNPYLDGGMQRLGLTEAEIDDVVAFLFTLTDARFAKYAAKEQARQRRLKHKRPERDTAVAMGKSGNLGDLAPNPDLSVKNPADIGVYGTETLVKPASTSRP; translated from the coding sequence ATGCGCCCGCCGTGTGGCGTTGCACTGTCGCTCGCCGTCCTGCTGTTCGCCCAAGCCGGGCAGGCCCAGCCGGCCGAGCGGAGAGCGGTGTCCCTGCCGGACGACCTGCCGCCGGGCGTGTCCCAGGTCCTGTGGAAGCTCTCCGTCCCCGCCGACCTCGCGCCCACGCCGGAGCGGGTGCTGCTGGGGGAGAAGCTCTTCAACGACCAGCGCCTGTCGGTGGACAACACCGTGTCCTGCTCCACCTGCCATGACGCGCGCTTCGGCTTCACGGACGCGAAGCCGGTGTCGGAAGGCGTGAAGGGGCAGAAGGTGACGCGCAACAGCCCCACCCTCCTCAACGCGCTCTTCAATGCCTCCCAGTTCTGGGACGGCCGCGCGTCCACGCTGGAGGACCAGGCGAAGCTGCCCATCCTCAACCCGCGGGAGATGGGCATGCCCGACGAGGCGGCGGTGGTGGCCAAGGTGAAGGCCATCCCGGAGTACGTGCGGGACTTCCAGAACGTCTTTGGCCGCGAGGTGAACTTCGACGACCTGGCGGCCGCCATCGCCGCCTTCGAGCGCACCCTCTACTCCGGCGACGCGAAGTTCGACCGCTTCATCACCGGAGATTCCAGGGCCTTCACCGCCGCGGAGCGCCGGGGCTGGGCGCTGTTCAACGGCAAGGCCCGCTGCAACACCTGCCACGCGGGCAACGTGGTGTCGCCGCTGTTCAGCGACCAGAAGTTCCACAACATCGGCATCGCGGCGCACAAGCAGGACTTCGTGAAGCTGGCCCGCGAGGCCCTGAAGGTGGTCCGCACCGGCGACGCGCAGCAGATTGACGAGCTGGCGCTGGAGACGCGCTTCTCCGAGCTGGGCCGCTTCCTGGTGACGAAGCAGGAGAACGACGTGGGCGCCTTCAAGACGCCCACCCTGCGCAACATCGCCATCACCGGCCCGTACATGCACGACGGCACCCTGACGACGCTGTGGGACGTCATGGACCACTACAACAAGGGCGGCGTGCCCAACCCGTACCTGGACGGCGGCATGCAACGGCTGGGACTGACAGAGGCGGAGATCGACGACGTGGTGGCCTTCCTCTTCACCCTCACCGACGCGCGGTTCGCGAAGTACGCGGCGAAGGAGCAGGCCCGCCAGCGCCGCTTGAAGCACAAGCGCCCGGAGCGCGACACCGCGGTGGCCATGGGGAAGTCGGGGAACCTGGGAGACCTGGCCCCCAACCCGGACCTGTCGGTGAAGAACCCGGCGGACATCGGTGTGTACGGCACCGAGACGCTCGTGAAGCCCGCCTCGACGTCCAGGCCCTAG
- a CDS encoding DUF6986 family protein, with the protein MKTTLTEASLSGVREALRQANAGLERAYPGDSTQRQPVHVVYGGAHLFRAETARKLGGIALNTLKEYAPDAPVLAHGLGLPQRGRFAQRVYARVVAKLEREPVEDLRIDFEDGYGHRSDAEEDGHAVSAAEELARGLALELLPPFIGVRVKSFTEELFDRATRTLDLFLTTLLERTGGKLPPGFVVTLPKVSLPEQVAALARVLEVLETRHGLSTGAVGIELMVETPQSLFDQQGRLHLPTLVAASAGRCTSVHLGIYDYTAALGVSAHAQTMLHPTCDFLRDLAQVSLAGTGIRLADGATNVMPVPPHKAKPDEPLLPTERRENLEAIHRVWQLSYRHIRHSLERGWYQGWDLHPAQLPVRYAAVYAFFLEGLDAASRRLRAFMEKAAQATLVGDVFDDAATGQGLLNFFLRGLSCGALTEDEVLAAGLTLEELRSRSFRDIVASRRGRAAAG; encoded by the coding sequence GTGAAGACGACGCTGACGGAGGCGAGCCTCTCGGGAGTCCGGGAGGCCCTGCGCCAGGCCAACGCGGGGTTGGAGCGCGCCTACCCGGGCGACTCCACCCAGCGGCAGCCGGTGCACGTGGTGTACGGCGGCGCGCACCTCTTCCGGGCGGAGACGGCCCGGAAGCTGGGCGGCATCGCGCTGAACACGCTCAAGGAGTACGCGCCGGACGCGCCCGTGCTGGCCCACGGCCTGGGGCTGCCCCAGCGCGGCCGCTTCGCCCAGCGCGTCTACGCGCGCGTGGTGGCCAAGCTGGAGCGCGAGCCGGTGGAGGACTTGCGCATCGACTTCGAGGACGGCTACGGGCACCGCTCCGACGCGGAGGAGGATGGGCACGCTGTGTCCGCGGCGGAGGAGCTGGCGCGCGGACTTGCGCTGGAGCTGCTGCCGCCCTTCATCGGCGTCCGGGTGAAGTCCTTCACCGAGGAGCTGTTCGACCGCGCCACGCGCACGTTGGACCTGTTCCTCACCACGCTGCTGGAGCGCACGGGCGGGAAGCTGCCGCCCGGCTTCGTCGTCACGCTGCCCAAGGTGTCGCTGCCGGAGCAGGTGGCGGCGCTCGCCCGCGTCCTGGAGGTGCTGGAGACGCGGCACGGGCTGTCAACGGGCGCGGTGGGCATCGAGCTGATGGTGGAGACGCCCCAGTCCCTCTTCGACCAGCAGGGCCGGCTGCACCTGCCCACGCTGGTGGCCGCGAGCGCGGGCCGCTGCACCAGCGTCCACCTGGGCATCTACGACTACACCGCCGCGCTGGGCGTCAGCGCGCACGCGCAGACGATGCTGCACCCCACCTGTGACTTCCTCAGGGACTTGGCGCAGGTGTCGCTCGCGGGCACGGGCATCCGGCTGGCGGACGGCGCCACCAACGTCATGCCGGTGCCGCCGCACAAGGCGAAGCCGGACGAGCCGCTGCTGCCCACCGAGCGCCGGGAGAACCTGGAGGCCATCCACCGCGTCTGGCAGTTGTCGTACCGGCACATCCGCCACTCGCTGGAGCGGGGTTGGTACCAGGGTTGGGACTTGCACCCCGCCCAGCTCCCCGTGCGCTACGCGGCGGTGTACGCGTTCTTCCTGGAGGGGCTGGACGCGGCCTCGCGCAGGCTCCGGGCCTTCATGGAGAAGGCCGCGCAGGCCACGCTGGTGGGAGACGTCTTCGACGACGCGGCCACCGGCCAGGGCCTGCTCAACTTCTTCCTGCGCGGGCTGAGCTGCGGCGCGCTCACCGAGGACGAGGTGCTGGCCGCGGGCCTCACGCTGGAGGAGCTGCGCAGCCGCTCCTTCCGGGACATCGTGGCGTCACGCCGCGGCCGGGCGGCGGCCGGGTAG
- a CDS encoding cytochrome C: protein MKLLVGTGALLSFVGGAALATGPATPPNAAAAQPPEVKKHELPVSKDGNLVVGLCDGETSMEVKGVKAGQSLTRAQAQHVSGALMEEWLRKNPDAHWDAVPLVAQAPAPGATTPRTQQPRPPAPASSQTVRPGGVTPESGGAEVKKELSAPIQDGHTYGAFSDRDEAIWAASTQQFVDEGHRVFHDAAAIGGTVGISCDMCHPDASNTHPETYPKYQVQLGRVALLRDMINWCIENPVRGRPLADGDPRMRAMEAYIYAKRKGVKLEYGKK, encoded by the coding sequence ATGAAGCTGCTTGTGGGAACGGGCGCCCTGCTGTCGTTCGTGGGAGGCGCGGCGCTGGCCACCGGCCCCGCGACGCCGCCGAACGCGGCCGCCGCCCAGCCGCCCGAGGTGAAGAAGCACGAGCTGCCGGTGTCGAAGGACGGCAACCTCGTGGTGGGGCTGTGTGACGGCGAGACGTCCATGGAGGTGAAGGGCGTCAAGGCCGGCCAGTCGCTGACGCGCGCGCAGGCCCAGCACGTGTCGGGCGCGCTGATGGAGGAGTGGCTGCGGAAGAACCCCGACGCCCACTGGGATGCAGTGCCCCTGGTGGCGCAGGCGCCCGCGCCGGGCGCCACCACGCCGCGCACCCAGCAGCCGCGCCCGCCCGCGCCCGCGTCCAGCCAGACGGTGCGCCCGGGCGGCGTGACGCCGGAGAGCGGCGGCGCGGAGGTGAAGAAGGAGCTGTCCGCGCCCATCCAGGACGGCCACACCTACGGCGCGTTCTCCGACCGGGACGAGGCCATCTGGGCCGCCTCCACGCAGCAGTTCGTGGATGAAGGCCACCGCGTCTTCCACGACGCGGCGGCCATTGGCGGCACGGTGGGCATCTCCTGTGACATGTGCCACCCGGACGCGTCCAACACGCACCCGGAGACGTATCCGAAGTACCAGGTGCAGCTTGGCCGCGTGGCGCTGCTGCGCGACATGATCAACTGGTGCATCGAGAACCCGGTGCGCGGCAGGCCGCTGGCGGACGGCGACCCGCGGATGCGCGCCATGGAGGCGTACATCTACGCCAAGCGCAAGGGCGTGAAGCTGGAGTACGGGAAGAAGTAG
- a CDS encoding M1 family metallopeptidase, which produces MAHPTEDKNFRLPTSIRPRRYAATLTLDLDAKSFSGQQTIDLDVSAPSNELILHGIALALSDVTFRAGGQSRKPASIQPVAVSETVVLRFDEALPAGAASLDVTWTGRFTEGLRGLYQAGKVAATQFEAADARRLFPCFDEPAFKARWALTVRVPRGLTVLGNGPVVKETQEGPLRAVTFQETEVLSSYLIALVVGPLVGTDAQDVQGVPVRTWALPEKAHLTRFGQDAALAVLPRLQDYFGLPYAFTKVDQVGIPDFEAGAMENAGLITYREVALLLDPATAPLSVKKRVAEVVTHELAHQWFGNWVTMVWWDDLWLNEAFATWMAFKIVDQWRPEWRMWLDFDAHRASALHLDALKSTHPIHGEVRNAGEAGESFDAITYEKGGAVLRMIEGFLGEGPFREGIRQYMRKHARANAVKEDLWNALGEAAGQPVEELATAWVGQSGFPLVTAKLDGRGLSLSQRRFYTEPGVRSGETWPVPVVLRYEDATGAREQRVLLRDAQATVKLEGEGEVKWLTANAGSTGFYRVAYDKPGMEKLAANLKALAPSERISLLADQWALVRAGEASVADLLDLAGRFGDEEDDSVLDELVGRLAYIESRLTDGEDQVRFRAWIEELLGPGLKKLGWQPVQGEADRVRLRRASLVRAVGGIARGQDALAEARPRVGRMLQGERDALEPNLLDAAVGMVARAGDAALFDTILQKIPSEPDPATQRRYLLALTAFEAPELTERARGLLYTDTVKTQDVSSFVAGLLGNRVGRDAWWAQMRTQWKDVVARTGGAPMLLRRIVEAMGLLRTREHLEQMQALLKAHPIPEAQQATAQTLERLSQDVALRERCTSEVSAWLKRQP; this is translated from the coding sequence ATGGCGCACCCGACCGAAGACAAGAACTTCCGCCTGCCGACCTCCATCCGTCCCCGCCGCTACGCGGCCACTCTGACCCTGGACCTGGACGCGAAGTCCTTCTCCGGGCAGCAGACCATCGACCTGGACGTGTCGGCGCCGTCGAACGAGCTCATCCTGCACGGCATCGCGCTGGCGCTGAGCGACGTGACGTTCCGCGCCGGGGGCCAGTCCCGCAAGCCGGCCTCCATCCAGCCCGTGGCGGTGAGCGAGACGGTGGTGCTCCGCTTCGATGAAGCGCTGCCCGCGGGCGCCGCGTCGCTGGACGTCACGTGGACGGGGCGCTTCACCGAGGGGCTGCGCGGCCTGTACCAGGCGGGCAAGGTGGCGGCCACCCAGTTCGAGGCCGCCGACGCGCGCCGCCTCTTCCCCTGCTTCGACGAGCCCGCCTTCAAGGCGCGCTGGGCCCTCACCGTGCGCGTGCCGCGGGGCCTCACCGTGCTGGGCAACGGCCCGGTGGTGAAGGAGACGCAGGAGGGCCCCCTGCGCGCGGTGACGTTCCAGGAGACGGAGGTGCTCAGCAGCTACCTCATCGCCCTGGTGGTGGGCCCGCTGGTGGGCACGGACGCGCAGGACGTGCAGGGCGTGCCGGTGCGGACCTGGGCGCTGCCGGAGAAGGCGCACCTGACGCGCTTCGGCCAGGACGCGGCGCTGGCCGTGCTGCCCAGGCTCCAGGACTACTTCGGGCTGCCGTATGCCTTCACCAAGGTGGACCAGGTGGGCATCCCCGACTTCGAGGCGGGCGCCATGGAGAACGCCGGCCTGATTACCTACCGCGAGGTGGCGCTGCTGCTGGACCCGGCCACCGCGCCGCTGTCGGTGAAGAAGCGCGTGGCGGAGGTGGTGACGCACGAGCTGGCGCACCAGTGGTTCGGCAACTGGGTCACCATGGTGTGGTGGGACGACCTGTGGCTCAACGAGGCCTTCGCCACGTGGATGGCCTTCAAGATTGTTGACCAGTGGCGCCCCGAGTGGCGCATGTGGCTGGACTTCGACGCGCACCGCGCCAGCGCGCTGCACCTGGACGCGCTCAAGTCCACGCACCCCATCCACGGTGAGGTGCGCAACGCGGGCGAGGCCGGAGAGAGCTTCGACGCGATTACGTACGAGAAGGGCGGCGCGGTGCTGCGGATGATTGAAGGCTTCCTCGGGGAGGGCCCCTTCCGCGAGGGCATCCGCCAGTACATGCGCAAGCACGCGCGCGCCAACGCGGTGAAGGAGGACTTGTGGAACGCGCTGGGCGAGGCCGCCGGGCAGCCGGTGGAGGAGCTGGCCACGGCGTGGGTGGGCCAGAGCGGCTTCCCGCTGGTGACGGCGAAGCTGGACGGGCGCGGCCTGTCGCTGTCGCAGCGGCGCTTCTACACCGAGCCCGGCGTGCGGAGCGGTGAGACGTGGCCGGTGCCGGTGGTGCTGCGCTACGAGGACGCCACCGGCGCGCGCGAGCAGCGCGTGCTGCTGCGCGACGCGCAGGCCACGGTGAAGCTGGAGGGTGAGGGCGAGGTGAAGTGGCTGACGGCCAACGCGGGCTCCACCGGCTTCTACCGGGTGGCCTACGACAAGCCGGGCATGGAGAAGCTGGCGGCGAACCTGAAGGCGCTGGCGCCCTCCGAGCGCATCTCCCTGCTGGCGGACCAGTGGGCGCTGGTGCGTGCGGGGGAGGCGTCGGTGGCGGACCTGCTGGACCTGGCGGGCCGCTTCGGCGACGAGGAGGACGACTCCGTCCTGGACGAGCTGGTGGGCCGGCTGGCCTACATCGAGAGCCGCCTGACGGACGGCGAGGACCAGGTGCGCTTCCGCGCCTGGATTGAGGAGCTGCTGGGCCCCGGGCTGAAGAAGCTGGGCTGGCAGCCGGTGCAAGGCGAGGCGGACCGGGTGCGGCTGCGGCGCGCGTCGCTGGTGCGCGCGGTGGGCGGCATCGCGCGCGGCCAGGACGCGCTCGCCGAGGCCCGGCCCCGCGTGGGGCGCATGCTCCAGGGCGAGCGGGACGCGCTGGAGCCCAACCTGCTGGACGCCGCGGTGGGCATGGTGGCGCGCGCGGGCGACGCGGCGCTCTTCGACACCATCCTCCAGAAGATTCCGTCCGAGCCCGACCCCGCCACCCAGCGCCGCTACCTGCTGGCCCTCACCGCCTTCGAGGCGCCGGAGCTCACCGAGCGCGCGCGGGGGCTGCTCTACACGGACACGGTGAAGACGCAGGACGTGTCCAGCTTCGTCGCGGGCCTGCTGGGCAACCGCGTGGGCCGCGACGCGTGGTGGGCGCAGATGCGCACGCAGTGGAAGGACGTGGTGGCCCGCACCGGCGGCGCGCCCATGCTGCTGCGCCGCATCGTGGAGGCCATGGGCCTGCTGCGCACGCGCGAGCACCTGGAGCAGATGCAGGCCCTGCTGAAGGCGCACCCCATCCCGGAGGCGCAGCAGGCCACGGCGCAGACGCTGGAGCGGCTGTCGCAGGACGTGGCGCTGCGTGAGCGCTGCACGTCCGAGGTCTCCGCGTGGCTGAAGCGCCAGCCGTGA
- a CDS encoding metallophosphoesterase family protein codes for MGNKFRSIETKHHAERDAFFEDLKKLDRRAFLRVAGISAGIAAGLGLRTPHSFQLVNVAEAQGTKPRFSFAYISDTHLYEKKLNDRFVRAILKAVDDVNALDPQPDFVLFGGDLAQLGKPGELKLGAEILKAVKAPIRMMVGEHDWFLDMGELWTDLFGPPNYSFDHKGVHFVVLNSILEKDFWTERKLTPEERMQIVAGLDNGIQSRFEVGAPQREWLRQDLAKVTNKATPIIVFSHSPLYKYYRPWNFWTDDADEVQALFKPFQTVTVIHGHTHQLLSNRIGNMSFHGMLSTAWPWPYAPEGLPRLTVQMNRADPFSQFDGCGDGRMDVLASGMVDKLYNLWERNPISVRASYLASGGKQDVPPRTRLPSY; via the coding sequence ATGGGGAACAAGTTCCGCAGCATCGAGACGAAGCACCACGCCGAGCGCGACGCCTTCTTCGAGGACCTCAAGAAGCTGGACCGCCGCGCCTTCCTCCGCGTGGCCGGCATCTCCGCCGGCATCGCCGCGGGCCTGGGCCTGCGCACGCCGCACAGCTTCCAACTGGTCAACGTGGCGGAGGCGCAGGGGACGAAGCCGCGCTTCTCCTTCGCGTACATCTCCGACACGCACCTGTACGAGAAGAAGCTCAATGACCGCTTCGTGCGCGCCATCCTCAAGGCCGTGGATGACGTGAACGCGCTGGACCCGCAGCCGGACTTCGTCCTCTTCGGCGGGGACCTGGCGCAATTGGGCAAGCCGGGCGAGCTGAAGCTGGGCGCGGAGATTCTGAAGGCCGTGAAGGCGCCCATCCGGATGATGGTGGGCGAGCACGACTGGTTCCTCGACATGGGCGAGCTGTGGACGGACCTGTTCGGCCCGCCGAACTATTCGTTCGACCACAAGGGCGTCCACTTCGTGGTGCTCAACTCCATCCTGGAGAAGGACTTCTGGACGGAGCGCAAGCTCACGCCCGAGGAGCGGATGCAGATTGTCGCCGGCCTGGACAACGGCATCCAGTCCCGCTTCGAGGTCGGCGCGCCGCAGCGCGAGTGGCTGCGTCAGGACCTGGCGAAGGTGACCAACAAGGCGACGCCCATCATCGTCTTCAGCCACTCCCCGCTCTACAAGTACTACCGGCCCTGGAACTTCTGGACGGACGACGCGGACGAGGTGCAGGCCTTGTTCAAGCCGTTCCAGACAGTGACGGTGATTCACGGCCACACGCACCAGCTCCTCAGCAACCGCATTGGCAACATGAGCTTCCACGGCATGTTGTCCACCGCGTGGCCCTGGCCCTACGCGCCGGAGGGCCTGCCGAGGCTGACGGTGCAGATGAACCGCGCGGACCCCTTCAGCCAGTTCGACGGCTGCGGAGACGGGCGGATGGACGTGCTGGCGTCGGGGATGGTGGACAAGCTGTACAACCTCTGGGAGCGCAACCCCATCTCCGTGCGCGCGAGCTACCTCGCGTCGGGTGGGAAGCAGGACGTGCCACCCCGGACCAGGCTGCCGAGCTACTAA
- a CDS encoding acyltransferase family protein: MGFSIKVVTTAGRIPLFENVRGILILLVVMGHAMEPLLGREPLAKALYSGLYLFHIPAFAFLSGHLSRAEAGPRALGAIAWGQLAPLAVFQVLYVTFDAWVLGRGWSAHWLAQPYWLLWFLLSLGCWRLALPLLLRLPRPLMWAVGLSLAAGLLPWVGYLLGLSRTFVFLPCFVAGYLTRREWLLAPQATRGWRVALAATLAVGLGACVAAVAVGALPAPGTQWLYGSSGYAVLGVTALTGMAARLSLFIGAMAATWALFTLSPRRESALTRFGGRSLAPFLLHGFIVRAAEHAGAYMFLQGPAGVGLALGAGALLAVLLGQPSVVQATRPLWEPRRLFQRTRDAVPGLGR; encoded by the coding sequence ATGGGCTTCTCTATTAAGGTCGTGACGACCGCCGGCCGCATCCCGCTGTTCGAGAACGTGCGAGGCATCCTCATCCTCCTGGTGGTGATGGGGCATGCGATGGAGCCCCTGCTCGGCCGTGAGCCGCTGGCGAAGGCGCTCTATTCGGGCCTGTACCTCTTCCACATCCCCGCCTTCGCGTTCCTCTCCGGGCACCTGTCCCGCGCGGAGGCAGGGCCCCGGGCATTGGGCGCCATCGCCTGGGGGCAGCTCGCGCCGCTGGCCGTGTTCCAGGTGCTGTACGTCACCTTCGACGCGTGGGTGCTCGGCCGCGGGTGGAGCGCGCACTGGCTGGCGCAGCCGTACTGGCTGCTGTGGTTCCTGCTGAGCCTGGGGTGCTGGCGGCTCGCGCTGCCGCTGCTCCTCCGGCTGCCCCGGCCGCTGATGTGGGCCGTGGGGCTCTCGCTCGCCGCGGGCCTGCTGCCCTGGGTGGGATATCTGCTCGGGCTGTCGCGGACCTTCGTGTTCCTGCCCTGCTTCGTCGCGGGTTACCTGACGCGCCGGGAGTGGCTGCTGGCGCCGCAGGCCACGCGGGGGTGGCGCGTGGCGCTCGCGGCGACGCTGGCCGTGGGCCTGGGAGCATGTGTCGCGGCGGTGGCCGTGGGCGCGCTGCCCGCGCCGGGCACGCAGTGGCTGTATGGGAGCAGTGGCTACGCCGTGCTTGGCGTCACCGCGCTCACCGGCATGGCGGCACGCCTGTCGCTCTTCATCGGCGCGATGGCGGCGACCTGGGCGCTCTTCACGCTCAGCCCACGGAGGGAGAGCGCGCTGACGCGGTTTGGAGGCCGGAGCCTGGCGCCCTTCCTGCTGCACGGCTTCATCGTGCGCGCCGCCGAGCACGCGGGCGCGTACATGTTCCTCCAGGGCCCGGCAGGCGTCGGGCTCGCGCTGGGGGCGGGGGCGCTGCTCGCGGTGCTGCTGGGCCAGCCCTCCGTGGTGCAGGCCACACGCCCGCTGTGGGAGCCGCGACGGCTCTTCCAGCGGACGCGTGACGCCGTGCCGGGCCTGGGCCGCTGA
- a CDS encoding bestrophin family protein, producing the protein MIVGRRLSWHIILRYVGRGVAIHVLFALTVIVGYRVFDAEWLSVPAMPVSVLAAALGVLLAFRNGSAYDRWWEARSLWGGVVNWSRTFARQVLTLLPRPERGAADSLQELAPPSSPLLRTAAERSKPLLTVSGTRASDGAVRDQFGQARVHPEQGSPREKLASMHTAPQAEGEARGVTGGLVTDITEDARELVYAQIGFVNAMRCHLRRQDPLPEIVPFFRPAVIEALREEQNVPSALLLWMGTRLRRIYGQVSNTQQVLFLHVTMDRTLSELTNVLGACERIKNTPLPRQYDILLLAMTRAYLVLLPLGVVTELGWLTPIVTAVIAFLFIGLDAVGRDIEEPFEDDVSDTPMTALCRTIEINLRQMLGETELPPPVQPRNGLLY; encoded by the coding sequence TACGTCGGCAGGGGCGTGGCGATCCACGTCCTCTTCGCGTTGACGGTCATCGTGGGCTACCGCGTGTTCGACGCCGAGTGGCTGTCCGTCCCCGCCATGCCCGTGTCGGTGCTCGCGGCGGCGCTGGGCGTGCTGCTCGCCTTCCGCAATGGCTCCGCGTACGACCGCTGGTGGGAAGCGCGGTCGCTCTGGGGTGGCGTGGTGAACTGGTCGCGCACCTTCGCGCGGCAGGTGTTGACGCTGCTGCCGCGTCCCGAGCGCGGGGCGGCTGACAGCCTGCAGGAGCTGGCGCCGCCGTCATCGCCCCTGCTGCGCACGGCGGCGGAGCGCTCCAAGCCGCTGCTGACGGTGTCGGGGACGCGGGCGAGCGACGGCGCGGTCCGCGACCAGTTCGGCCAGGCGCGCGTGCACCCGGAGCAGGGCAGTCCCCGGGAGAAGCTCGCCAGCATGCACACCGCCCCCCAGGCGGAGGGCGAGGCCCGCGGCGTCACCGGCGGCCTGGTGACCGACATCACCGAGGACGCACGCGAGCTGGTGTACGCGCAGATTGGCTTCGTGAACGCCATGCGCTGCCACCTGCGGCGGCAGGACCCGCTGCCGGAAATCGTCCCCTTCTTCCGGCCCGCCGTCATCGAGGCGCTGCGCGAGGAGCAGAACGTGCCCTCCGCGCTGCTGCTGTGGATGGGCACGCGCCTGCGCCGCATCTACGGCCAGGTGTCCAACACGCAGCAGGTGCTGTTCCTGCACGTGACGATGGACCGCACGCTGTCCGAGCTGACGAACGTGCTGGGCGCATGCGAGCGCATCAAGAACACGCCCCTGCCCCGCCAGTACGACATCCTGCTGCTGGCCATGACACGGGCCTACCTGGTGCTGCTCCCCCTGGGTGTGGTGACGGAGCTGGGCTGGCTCACCCCCATCGTCACCGCCGTCATCGCGTTCCTCTTCATCGGGCTGGACGCCGTGGGCCGGGACATCGAGGAGCCCTTCGAGGACGACGTCAGCGACACGCCCATGACGGCGCTCTGCCGGACCATTGAAATCAACCTGCGGCAGATGCTGGGAGAAACGGAGCTCCCCCCTCCCGTTCAGCCGCGGAATGGGCTTCTCTATTAA